Below is a window of Picosynechococcus sp. PCC 7002 DNA.
AGCGGTTGGTTTGATCTCCAAATTTCCGGCCCCCATCAAGCGGTTAAAGATGCGATCCTCTACCTAGAAGAGCAGAACATCGGTGTCTATCACAAAGAGCATCCAGAAACTGATGGTTGGTGAAAATTTTTTAACTTCCTAGACACTCATCAGTAATTTTTGCTCTGTAAACCATGAAAATTTTATCTCTGGCACAATCTCGAAGCTTTTTATCGATTAGATCAATCCAGCTTCCTGCAAATACCATTCCTTGGTCAATTGTGATTAGTTACCTTGGTCTGATTTTGATTTTGCCGACCTTCGCCCTAATTCAAAAATCCCTGAGCTTAAGACCTGCCGAATACTTAGAGATTGCCTTATCTCCGGTGGCTTTATCTGCCTATGGCGTGACCTTTATTACGGCGATCGCCGCTGGGGCAATTAATGGCGTATTGGGAACTATCGTTGCTTGGGTCTTAGTACGTTATGACTTCCCCCTCAAACGGGTCGTTGATGCCGCAATTGATATTCCCTTTGCCGTCCCCACGGCGGTTGCAGGTCTCGTCTTAGCAACGCTCTATAACGATCAAGGTTGGATTGGACAATTTTTTGCCCCCTTAGGGATCAAGATTGCCTACACCCGCATCGGCGTTTTTATCGCGATGTTATTTATTTCTCTGCCCTTTGTCGTACGAACCCTCCAGCCAGTATTGCGTGAACTGGAAGAAGAAACAGAACATGCGGCTTGGTCTTTGGGGGCGACGGAAAGCCAAACCTTTTGGCGTGTTATTTTCCCCCCCCTAATCCCGCCAATCTTAACCGGAGTTGCCCTCGGATTTTCACGGGCTGTCGGGGAATATGGCTCCATTGTGCTTGTTTCATCGGGGATTCCTTTCAAAGATTTAATTGCCCCAGTGTTAATTTTCCAACGCCTAGAAGCTTTTGATTACGAAGGGGCGACGGTGATTGGCTCGGTGCTGTTAATTGTTTCTTTGCTGCTTCTATTCATTATCAATTTTCTACAGCAATGGGGAAGGCGTTATGCAAACTAAGCTTAAATCCTTTGAATTTAAACTCTCTTCCCAATGGCTAATTGGGATTACGCTTACTTATCTCGCTCTAATTCTTTTAATTCCTATTCTTGCCATTTTTTATGAAGCCTTTCATCAGGGAATAGGTGTTTTCATTGAATCACTCCAGGCCCGCGCTTTTATTCATGCAGTCAAATTGACGGTGATCATTGCTTTAATTAGCGTGCCATTGAATACAATATTTGGTCTTTGTGCCGCTTGGGTATTGGCAAGAAAAAAATTTTGGGGGCGGACTCTGTTTCTCAGTGTGATCGATCTTCCTTTTTCAATTTCCCCCGTCGTTGCTGGCTTGATGATTGTTTTGCTTTATGGGCAAAATGGTTGGCTAGGTGCTCTTTTTGAACAGGCAAATATCAAGATCCTTTTTGCTTTGCCGGGCATGGTGATTGCCACACTTTTTGTAACGTTGCCATTTGTCGCCAGGGAAGTTATTCCTGTTTTAGAAGAAATGGGACCAGATCAAGAAGAATCCGCTCGTACTCTTGGTGCTAGTGATTGGCAAATTTTTTGGCGGGTGACATTACCAAATATTCGTTGGGGATTACTCTACGGCGTTTTGCTGACAAATGCCCGGGCGATGGGAGAATTTGGGGCTGTTTCAGTGGTTTCCGGGAGTATCCTCGGCAAAACATCAACATTACCAATTCTTGTAGAACAGGAACATAATAATTATGCGACAGAATCAGCTTTCGCGGCGGCTGTTGTTTTAGCTTTGCTTGCCTTGGTGACACTGGTGCTGAAAGAGATCTTAGAACAGAATACCCACTCCACTTAATGGCAATTTAGATCATAATTTATTTCACTAAATCTCGCCCCCCTTATCACTAATACACCCCTTATTACTATAGAAAAATGAGTATTTTTGTTGATTCGGTTTATAAAAATTTTGGTACTTTTCAGGCTTTAGAGAATATTAATTTAGAAGTCAAAGAAGGAAGCTTGGTTGCCTTATTGGGACCCTCTGGTTCTGGGAAATCAACCCTCCTACGGGCGATCGCCGGACTAGAAACCCCTGATCATGGACAAGTGATTATCAACGGTCAAGATGCGACCCATGTAGATATTCGGCGGCGGAATATTGGTTTTGTATTTCAGCACTATGCCCTGTTTAAACACCTAACCATCCGCCAAAATGTTGCCTTTGGGCTTGAGATCCGCAAAAAACCAAAGCATCTGATCCGCCAGCGGGTCGAAGAACTGTTAGATTTGGTTCAACTGCAAGGTTTAGGCGATCGCTACCCTTCCCAGTTATCCGGCGGTCAACGCCAACGGGTCGCCTTAGCCCGTGCCCTAGCGGTACAGCCCCAGGTTTTACTGCTTGATGAACCTTTCGGTGCCCTAGACGCAAAAGTCAGAAAAGAACTCCGAGCTTGGCTGCGTCGCCTTCATGAAGAAGTTCATGTCACAAGTATTTTTGTCACCCATGATCAAGAAGAAGCCATGGAAGTAGCAGACGAAATCGTCGTGATGAACCACGGGCGCATTGAACAGGTCGGCAGCCCTGCGGAAATTTATGACCACCCTGCGACTCCGTTTGTGATGAACTTCATCGGGGAAGTGAATGTTTTACCCAGTCATCACTCCTTGATCCGTAATCACCCGGACACAACCCCCCATCACGCGACCCATGCTGTATTTGTTCGTCCCCATGATCTAGATTTACAAATCGATGGTGATCCGACTGCTTTGCCCGGTACAGTCAAGCGAATCATTTACCGAGGCTCCGATGTTCAAGTGGAGGTACTAACGGCAGATCAAGAAATTATCATGGCTCACCTTAGTCGAGAAAAACTTGCCCAATTACAAGTTGAAGTTGGCCAAACCGTTTATCTCAGGCCAAAACAGGCAAAAGTCTTTGCGGTCAATGCGGAGTCCCAACCCGTGCTGAGGCAATCTTAATGTCCCGGTTTGAGGAAACTTAGGCCATGGCAAAACCTCACCCAGGGGCGATTGATGACTCGGTTACATCGAGCTTTTCGACTAGAATCAGAAGGAAACGCCTGTAGCTTCTGAATCTAATACGTTTGTAATTTCCATGGCAAAATCTGTCCAAGCTCCCAAAGTGCCAGAAATCATCACAGAGTTAACCGAAAACAATTTTTTCTTTCGGGGAATGGATCCAGATGCACTGCAAAATTGGCTTGATCCAGCAGAATTAATCACTGAGAAACTCTATTCCAGTCGGCCGATCTATACAGCTTTTCGCCCGAACCACAATTTGGAATTTCTCTACGTGTTACTTGCGGGGGGGCCAGTGATTGTGCGGAGTACGCCCCTCGACCGCATTCTAGCGATCACCTATACGGGCAGTTGTTTTGGGATGCGCAATCTTCCCGTTGGGTTTGGGCAGGTGAGTCGGAGTTTTCCCAGTTTGGTGGAAGCCTACAAAACTACCGATGTGCTGAAAATTCCGGTAGCAACGGTACAACGGATCTATGACCAGAGTGCTGATTTTCGCGATCGCTATAACCTGAGTTTCGAGTTACGGGAAAAATTCCAGTACCATCTGCTGAACTGTAGTACCTACCCACCCCAGGCCGTCGCTTCCCTGCTGCGGGCTTTGATTTACCAAGAGCGATCGCTGGCCAATCAACCCCAGAGTAATGGCGTTTTTAGCTTTGATCTCCCCGTAGATATCATTGCCCATGCCTGCCAGTTAAATCACCGCACTGTGGAACAGGTGTTGAAGGGGATGACGAAGGTGGAACTGATCAAGACAGAAAAATCCGCTGAGGGACAAGGGGATCTGATCCATGTGCTGAATCCAGAAGGCCTCAAGGAAGTCTATAGTGCGACCCGGGATAAAGTGGCTTGGTGGCCATTGCGCTAGGCGAGGGAGTCAACCATTGGGGCGATCGCCTAATCACCATTGAAAATCATCTATTTAGCCACCTAAAAATGAAAGGAATCTTACGATTTGCGGCGGCAAGCTACCCCCCCATTGTCGAGATTTGTTAAACTGCTGTAAACACAAATGTGCTGGAAAGTTAAGGGCAAAATTCCGTATATTGTCCCCCGCCAAATTGGTCAACTTTCCCACCATGCCAATGAGGAAGCGCACCCATGAACATGGAGACATTAGAATTCATCATTTATCCTGATGGCCGTGTCCAAGAAAAGGTCACAGGCATTGTCGGGTCTTCATGCCAAGAAGTGACCGCTGCGATCGAAGAGCAACTGGGCGTTGTTCTCTCCCAAGAACAAACCTCGGAATATTTTGCCCAACCGGTAAGCCAAACTGCAACGACGACGAACCCCGTCCAAAGCAATTGGTGATTTTTTTTGCAAACCTCTATAAATAGCCCCGTTAAATCCTATGTCTCATTTCAGCAATATCAAAACCAAAATCCGTAATTTGACTTCCCTCAAGTCTGCCCTCAAGGACATGGACATTGAGTGGAAAGAAGGCCCCAGTGCTGTGCGGGGTTATAAAGGCGATCGCCGCACCGCTGAAGTTGTCATCCAACAGAACAATGACTACGATATCGGCTTTAGCTGGAATGGCCATGAATACGAACTCGTCGCTGACTTGCAATATTGGCAGCAACCCCTAACCGTTGATGGCTTCCTCCAACGTCTCACCCAGGGCTATGCTTACCACACCATCCTAAATGAAACCAACAAACAAGGCTTCCAAGTCAGTGAACAGCAGAAAAACGAAGATGGCTCGATTCGCCTCGTCGTCCAACGCTGGAGCTAATGTATGACCTTTGAAAATTCCCCCCAGCGGTCTGGTTTTGAGCCGGAGTTGGGGGGCTTTTTAAGAAATGACACGGAACGGTCTGGGTTTGAACCGGAACTAGGTGGCCTGCTGCGCCAAAAAGGGGTGTATGTGGATGAAACCACCTGCATCGGCTGCAAACATTGCGCCCACACGGCCCCCAACACCTTTTATATCGAAGAAGAACATGGTCGGGCCCGGGCCTATCGCCAGGATGGAGATGCTGAGGAAATTGTCCAAGAGGCGATTGATACCTGTCCGGTAGACTGCATCCATTGGCTAGATTACACGGAACTAAAGGCCAAAGAAGCAGCCAGGAAAAACCAGGTGATTCGGCCCCTCGGTTTTCCCCAGGATGGGGCGGGTCAGGCGATCGCCCGCAAACCTAAACCCTCCCGGAAACCCTAAGCATTTAAAATTTTGCTTGGCTTATGGGTCTTCTGTAGCGGTGACAGCTTGATATTTGGCTTGGCAATAATCATTAAGGGCTTGGCCGATGGTTTGTTCTTCGGTGCCTGCGGTCTGGCTCAGGGATTGGGCAGTTTGGGCCGCTTCTAGGTCTTTGTTCTGGCGCGCTTTTACCATGGCATAGGTGGCTTCGGCCTGACGTTGGTAAATATCGCTAATTTGCGTTTGGTAGGTTTTCATCTGGCTATCCCGTAAGCGCAGTTGGGCGATCGCCTCGGCCCCCATTTTCAGGGCATCGGCCGCCTGGAGCCAACGCTCAAAATTAAAAGTTTGGGGAGCTTCTGCCGTTGGTTCGTTCTGGACAAGAGTCTGGGCTTCCGTGACGGTGCTTTGGATTTGCGCCAAAAGTTTTTGACAGTCGTAGAGGGCCGGGTCAATCCTTTGGCAAGCGCCAAGGCTCAAAAGACTGGTGCAACCGATGAGAGAAATCAGACGAAAGGGCGAGAACAAGGACATTACAGACGAACACTCAACATCGGCAGTGTAGCGAATTTTTTAGAACATTAGACAATCAGATCAATCCGGAGATATTTTTTCAGGAATAAACGAAAGATGGCGTTAACAAGAATTTTAGAACCGGAAGTGATGGACGATCCCGCCGAGGCGATCGCCTACGATGCGATGGACTTTCGGGCGGTGAATCAAGATTTTGCGGATCTCGTGGTTACGACTTACTCCCAAGAAACCGCTTTCGTTTTAGATTTGGGCACAGGGACAGCACAAATTCCGATTTTGTTAGGGCAACAGCGCCCCCAATGGCAGATTAAAGGCACCGATTTAGCGCAGTCGATGCTCGCCCTAGGACAAAAAAACGTTGTGGCCGCAGGTTTAACAGCACAAATCGAGTTGGTTTATGCCGATGCGAAAAATTTGCCCTGGCCCGACCAAAGCTTTGATGTGATTATTTCCAATAGCCTGATTCACCATTTACCTGATCCGTTGCCCTGTTTTCAGGAAATGCGCCGTCTCCTCAAACCCCAGGGAAACATTATCGTGCGGGATTTATTTCGTCCCGATAGCACCGCCGCCATTGACCAGATCGTTGCTGCTGCCGAGGGGCCAGGTTTTGATGCGCGTCAACGTCAATTATTCTGGGATTCGCTCCATGCGGCGTTTACGGTGCCTGAAATTGAGGCGATCGCCACCGAAGCGGGCTTAACCAAGGCCCAAGTTTATCAATCTTCAGAACGCCATTGGACGCTGATTTTTCCCCAGCCTTAACGCCATGCAACAAAGAATAAATTTTTTAGCCTCAGTTCTGAAGTCATGCGTATTCGAGAGAAAAACTGTGATTATTGCCAAACTATTGCGGCAGTTCGTTACCGAATTCAATATGATGCGAGTGAGCAGTGGGTGTTGGTTTGCCCTGATTGTCGGCGCGAGTTAGCAACCAATAATCCTAACTATTGCTACGGCGGCACCTGGAAGGCGAAAAAACGTAAATAGACCTTTTCGCGGTCGGGAATTTTCGATCCTCCCAGCACAATGGGATAATGAATGCCGTGCGTTTCTAGGCAGCCCATGAAATCTCGTTCCTTTTTTGTGTATCTCGGTCTTCTGGTGGTGCTTCTGCTCTCGGTGGGGCTAGGCAGTTGGTTCGCTATTTTTAAACAGAGTCCTTTACCTTGGTTGCAGGGTGGGGTGGCGCGAAATCCAGCAGCAGCCTTGTTTGTTCCCCGGCAAGCGCCATTGATGCTTTCGCTAGTGGTGAATCCAGAGAAATTAGCCGCCCTGGGCCTCGTGCAAACCCCTTGGGGTAAACGGCGGGCGACGCTCACGGAATTACAACAGGTGAAAACAAGTTTACTCAGTGCGACGGGACTGGATTACAGCAAGCAGATTGAACCGTGGCTGGGGGACGAGTTGAGCTTGGCGGTGACTACTTTAGATGTGGATCGCGATCCGAGTAATGGGGTACAACCGGGCTATTTATTGGTGGTAGAAGCACGGGATCAGGCCTTAGCCAAGGAATTTTTACAGCTTTCTTATACGGAACAGGCGATCGCCCCAGAAGCGGGTTTGACGTTTGATCAATATAAGGGGGTCAATTTAGTCATTCCCCAGGCGGACAGCCATCGGTTTGCTAGTGCGATTGTGGGTAATTATGTACTGTTTGCCAACGAAGCAAAGGTGCTACGCAGTGCGATTAATACGGTGCAGGTGCCAGATTTGAATTTGAGCCATGACCCGCAATATACAGAAGCCCTAGAAACCATTGACCGGAAACATATCGGCGTGATGGTAGCGAATTTACCCGCCCTCAGCGCTTGGATTGCCAACGATCCGACCCCAGAAGAACCGACCCTCGAACAACGTTTGGCGATCGCCATCGGTCTTCATCCAGAGGGGTTAGTGGCGGAAACGGCTTTGATTGGGGACACTGAACCTAGCCTGATGCCAGGGGCGACCACGGCACCGACCCATGTCCTCAACTACATTCCCCAGGAGGCGATGTTTGCCGTAGCTGGGCGAGATTTAAAGGCCCTCTGGGGTGAAGCGACCACGGGGTTAAATCCGAAAAGTCCCTTATCCCAGATCTTGCAACAGGCGGTCGCCGCAATCCAAGATCCCCTCGGCATCGACCTCCCCGAAGATATTTTCGCGTGGATTTCTGGGGAATATGCCCTGGCCCTCGTCCCCGATGCCGAACGCAATGATGTGGAATGGCTCTTTGTGGCGGAACGACAACCGGAGGTCAACCTCGATCCCGTCATTGAACATTTTGATAGCTTGGCCCAGGAAAAAGGCTTAAGTGTGGGGCGTTTACCCTTGGGCGATCGCCACGTCACTGCCTGGACAGCCATCGATACCCAAGACCAAGATGAACTGGTACAACTCAATGCCGATGTCCGGGGGGCGCACCTCAGCGTTGACGAGTACGAACTCTTTGCCACTTCTGTAAAAACCCTCAGCCGGGCGATCCAAGCCAATACCGGGCGATCGCTCCTGAAAAACAAAGATTTCCAGACCAGCATTGCCCAACTGCCTCCCGAAAACAGCGGCTATCTTTTTGCCGATTGGCGTCAAGGTTCCCAACTGTTCAAAACCCAAGTGCCGATCCTGCGGGTGGTCGATTATGTGGCCAAACCCTTCTTTAACCATCTCCGCGCCTTTACCCTCACCAGTGCTGGCAGTACCCAAGATATTCGGCGATCAACCCTATTTTTCAACCTCTCCCCCAATCGTTTACAAAATTGAGACGGCCCCCGATTTGTGAAAGTCCCGATTACTATGGAACAAGGTGATCTTTTTGAAAATTTTGTCCTCCGGTAACCCTTGCCCCTGCGATTTTAATCTGTTGCTTTTATTTCCCCGCTGCCGATGACTGCTTCCCTATTGGCCCCCGGACACACCCTGCGCGGACGTTACCATATTCTCCGGTCTCTGGCCCAGGGAGGATTTGGGGCGACTTTTTTGGCAGAAGACCGCGATCGCCCAAAGCGTCCCATCTGTGTGGTGAAGCTCCTCAAGCCCCAAACCACCGACGCAGAAACCTTAGCAACGGCCCGGCGTTTG
It encodes the following:
- the cysT gene encoding sulfate ABC transporter permease subunit CysT, with translation MKILSLAQSRSFLSIRSIQLPANTIPWSIVISYLGLILILPTFALIQKSLSLRPAEYLEIALSPVALSAYGVTFITAIAAGAINGVLGTIVAWVLVRYDFPLKRVVDAAIDIPFAVPTAVAGLVLATLYNDQGWIGQFFAPLGIKIAYTRIGVFIAMLFISLPFVVRTLQPVLRELEEETEHAAWSLGATESQTFWRVIFPPLIPPILTGVALGFSRAVGEYGSIVLVSSGIPFKDLIAPVLIFQRLEAFDYEGATVIGSVLLIVSLLLLFIINFLQQWGRRYAN
- the cysW gene encoding sulfate ABC transporter permease subunit CysW, which codes for MQTKLKSFEFKLSSQWLIGITLTYLALILLIPILAIFYEAFHQGIGVFIESLQARAFIHAVKLTVIIALISVPLNTIFGLCAAWVLARKKFWGRTLFLSVIDLPFSISPVVAGLMIVLLYGQNGWLGALFEQANIKILFALPGMVIATLFVTLPFVAREVIPVLEEMGPDQEESARTLGASDWQIFWRVTLPNIRWGLLYGVLLTNARAMGEFGAVSVVSGSILGKTSTLPILVEQEHNNYATESAFAAAVVLALLALVTLVLKEILEQNTHST
- a CDS encoding sulfate/molybdate ABC transporter ATP-binding protein, which encodes MSIFVDSVYKNFGTFQALENINLEVKEGSLVALLGPSGSGKSTLLRAIAGLETPDHGQVIINGQDATHVDIRRRNIGFVFQHYALFKHLTIRQNVAFGLEIRKKPKHLIRQRVEELLDLVQLQGLGDRYPSQLSGGQRQRVALARALAVQPQVLLLDEPFGALDAKVRKELRAWLRRLHEEVHVTSIFVTHDQEEAMEVADEIVVMNHGRIEQVGSPAEIYDHPATPFVMNFIGEVNVLPSHHSLIRNHPDTTPHHATHAVFVRPHDLDLQIDGDPTALPGTVKRIIYRGSDVQVEVLTADQEIIMAHLSREKLAQLQVEVGQTVYLRPKQAKVFAVNAESQPVLRQS
- a CDS encoding Crp/Fnr family transcriptional regulator, with the protein product MAKSVQAPKVPEIITELTENNFFFRGMDPDALQNWLDPAELITEKLYSSRPIYTAFRPNHNLEFLYVLLAGGPVIVRSTPLDRILAITYTGSCFGMRNLPVGFGQVSRSFPSLVEAYKTTDVLKIPVATVQRIYDQSADFRDRYNLSFELREKFQYHLLNCSTYPPQAVASLLRALIYQERSLANQPQSNGVFSFDLPVDIIAHACQLNHRTVEQVLKGMTKVELIKTEKSAEGQGDLIHVLNPEGLKEVYSATRDKVAWWPLR
- a CDS encoding DUF2997 domain-containing protein, whose protein sequence is MNMETLEFIIYPDGRVQEKVTGIVGSSCQEVTAAIEEQLGVVLSQEQTSEYFAQPVSQTATTTNPVQSNW
- a CDS encoding DUF1257 domain-containing protein, coding for MSHFSNIKTKIRNLTSLKSALKDMDIEWKEGPSAVRGYKGDRRTAEVVIQQNNDYDIGFSWNGHEYELVADLQYWQQPLTVDGFLQRLTQGYAYHTILNETNKQGFQVSEQQKNEDGSIRLVVQRWS
- a CDS encoding ferredoxin produces the protein MTFENSPQRSGFEPELGGFLRNDTERSGFEPELGGLLRQKGVYVDETTCIGCKHCAHTAPNTFYIEEEHGRARAYRQDGDAEEIVQEAIDTCPVDCIHWLDYTELKAKEAARKNQVIRPLGFPQDGAGQAIARKPKPSRKP
- a CDS encoding class I SAM-dependent methyltransferase, which encodes MALTRILEPEVMDDPAEAIAYDAMDFRAVNQDFADLVVTTYSQETAFVLDLGTGTAQIPILLGQQRPQWQIKGTDLAQSMLALGQKNVVAAGLTAQIELVYADAKNLPWPDQSFDVIISNSLIHHLPDPLPCFQEMRRLLKPQGNIIVRDLFRPDSTAAIDQIVAAAEGPGFDARQRQLFWDSLHAAFTVPEIEAIATEAGLTKAQVYQSSERHWTLIFPQP
- a CDS encoding DUF3352 domain-containing protein; the protein is MKSRSFFVYLGLLVVLLLSVGLGSWFAIFKQSPLPWLQGGVARNPAAALFVPRQAPLMLSLVVNPEKLAALGLVQTPWGKRRATLTELQQVKTSLLSATGLDYSKQIEPWLGDELSLAVTTLDVDRDPSNGVQPGYLLVVEARDQALAKEFLQLSYTEQAIAPEAGLTFDQYKGVNLVIPQADSHRFASAIVGNYVLFANEAKVLRSAINTVQVPDLNLSHDPQYTEALETIDRKHIGVMVANLPALSAWIANDPTPEEPTLEQRLAIAIGLHPEGLVAETALIGDTEPSLMPGATTAPTHVLNYIPQEAMFAVAGRDLKALWGEATTGLNPKSPLSQILQQAVAAIQDPLGIDLPEDIFAWISGEYALALVPDAERNDVEWLFVAERQPEVNLDPVIEHFDSLAQEKGLSVGRLPLGDRHVTAWTAIDTQDQDELVQLNADVRGAHLSVDEYELFATSVKTLSRAIQANTGRSLLKNKDFQTSIAQLPPENSGYLFADWRQGSQLFKTQVPILRVVDYVAKPFFNHLRAFTLTSAGSTQDIRRSTLFFNLSPNRLQN